Proteins from one Pseudarthrobacter sp. BIM B-2242 genomic window:
- a CDS encoding Rv3235 family protein, whose amino-acid sequence MNAVTPIRPARADGGPAAAVPPVPLRPANTPGAPGLPLRAADETSEILAITRSTVQAAMEVLAGIRPIHQLARRLDPRCLALLQHRAGLIRREQARSSSPALARLHRNSVVRSVRACEVSPGIYEASAVVIDDVRARAVAVRLERGKQVWRVTEFVVG is encoded by the coding sequence ATGAACGCAGTCACGCCAATCCGCCCCGCCCGGGCCGACGGAGGGCCGGCGGCAGCAGTCCCCCCTGTTCCGCTACGGCCCGCCAACACGCCGGGGGCTCCGGGCCTGCCGCTGCGCGCAGCGGACGAAACTTCGGAAATCCTCGCCATCACGCGCAGTACGGTGCAGGCCGCGATGGAGGTGCTGGCCGGCATCAGGCCGATCCACCAGCTGGCACGACGACTGGATCCCCGGTGTCTTGCATTGCTCCAGCACCGTGCAGGGCTGATCCGCCGCGAACAGGCCCGATCCTCGTCGCCTGCCCTGGCCAGGCTGCACCGGAACTCAGTGGTGCGCTCGGTCAGGGCATGCGAAGTCTCCCCCGGCATCTATGAGGCCAGCGCAGTGGTTATTGACGATGTCCGGGCACGGGCGGTGGCGGTCCGGCTGGAACGGGGCAAACAGGTCTGGCGTGTGACGGAATTCGTCGTTGGCTGA
- a CDS encoding sensor histidine kinase has product MAIFTDPIREHADFGPGDAEWLHLLVGDWQMVADLAFADLALWFPHPDHGYVALAHVRPSTTHTVFHGDFVGEPIRQDLQPLVDKAWASRSIERSSETNWSSDMALRVEAVPMVRNGRTLAVVTTHMDLSSSRMPSRLELTYRQCAYDLLRMGTLGLWPDFASPTGSRRGAPRVGDGLIRLDAEGIVQYASPNGVSAFRRLGDGESLEGRSLAEVTAGLLKDRRLVDETLPLVVTGRMPWRSEIESRGVSLSLRAIPLRDEQQRFGALVLCRDVSELRRREMELVTKDATIREIHHRVKNNLQTVAALLRMQSRRMVSDEAKQGLEQAMRRVATIALVHETLSQGLAQSVDFDELIGRQFRLSAEVASPSQQVKTERSGLFGELPSDFATPLALVINELVTNAVEHGLAGRAGTVWLIADRSEEEDGEELLTVTIADDGVGLPDTPHVEGLGLQIVRTLVTSELGGTIQWHPRDEGGTAVQIRLSLTAR; this is encoded by the coding sequence GTGGCAATCTTTACGGACCCCATCAGGGAACACGCTGATTTTGGGCCGGGCGATGCCGAATGGCTGCACCTCCTGGTGGGCGACTGGCAGATGGTGGCGGACCTTGCGTTCGCTGACCTGGCCTTGTGGTTCCCGCACCCGGATCACGGCTATGTTGCGCTGGCCCACGTCAGGCCCTCCACAACGCACACCGTTTTCCACGGTGACTTTGTGGGCGAACCGATCCGGCAGGACCTGCAGCCGCTGGTGGATAAGGCGTGGGCGAGCCGGTCCATCGAACGGTCCAGTGAGACGAACTGGAGCTCGGACATGGCCCTGCGGGTGGAGGCTGTGCCGATGGTCCGCAACGGCCGGACGCTAGCTGTGGTGACCACGCACATGGACCTGTCCAGTTCAAGGATGCCGTCGCGGCTGGAGCTGACCTACCGGCAGTGCGCCTACGATCTGCTGCGAATGGGAACCCTGGGGCTGTGGCCCGACTTCGCGTCGCCCACCGGCTCGCGCCGCGGTGCGCCGCGTGTGGGGGACGGGCTCATCAGGCTTGATGCCGAGGGGATTGTGCAGTACGCAAGCCCTAACGGGGTCTCCGCTTTCCGGCGGCTCGGCGACGGCGAGTCGCTGGAAGGCAGGTCGTTGGCCGAAGTCACTGCCGGGCTGCTGAAGGACCGGCGCCTGGTGGACGAGACGCTGCCGCTGGTGGTCACGGGACGGATGCCGTGGCGCAGTGAGATTGAATCCCGCGGCGTGAGCCTGTCCCTGCGGGCAATTCCGCTGCGGGATGAGCAGCAGCGCTTCGGCGCACTGGTGCTGTGCCGTGACGTTTCGGAACTGCGGCGCCGGGAGATGGAGCTCGTCACCAAGGACGCCACCATCCGCGAGATCCACCACCGCGTGAAAAACAACCTTCAGACCGTGGCCGCCCTCCTGCGGATGCAGTCCCGGCGGATGGTCAGCGATGAGGCCAAACAGGGGCTGGAACAGGCGATGCGGCGGGTGGCCACCATCGCCCTGGTTCACGAGACCCTGTCCCAGGGCTTGGCGCAGAGTGTTGACTTCGATGAGCTCATTGGCCGTCAGTTCAGGCTGTCCGCCGAGGTGGCATCACCCTCGCAGCAGGTCAAGACCGAGCGGTCGGGCCTCTTCGGGGAACTGCCCAGTGACTTCGCCACCCCGCTGGCACTGGTCATCAACGAGCTGGTGACCAACGCCGTCGAGCACGGCCTGGCGGGGCGCGCGGGCACCGTCTGGCTCATCGCGGACCGGTCCGAGGAAGAAGACGGTGAGGAACTGCTGACGGTCACCATTGCCGACGATGGCGTGGGACTGCCGGATACGCCCCATGTTGAGGGCCTTGGCTTGCAGATCGTCCGGACGCTCGTGACCAGCGAGCTCGGCGGTACCATCCAGTGGCACCCCCGCGACGAAGGCGGAACGGCTGTGCAGATCCGCCTCAGCCTGACGGCGCGGTAG
- a CDS encoding NAD-glutamate dehydrogenase: protein MSSGSSVEDQSVAVGDREGFLADYYEHLAEEDARSYPQELLATRAETHRNMAATRRPGQANISIVSEEDNSVVYIVTDDMPFLVDSVNAELVRQNAAIKLVLHPLFVVTRNRETGELVKVDRVPSHIGISSGDTAAMPLMSHLIAQGENTSHMESWIAVEINRVSDEARASLKEGLERILADVRAAVEDWPKMRNKAMQIAASLDQVAHPSQIAELRQAQDLLRWLDDGNFTFLGYREYDLVTVDGEDLLELREDSGLGLLRAKPGAPHMQHLTDAGRRKAREKRALVITKANSRSTVHRPAYLDYIGVKSFDAAGNVNGERRFIGLFATSAYTGSVRNIPIVREKVDAVLNSAGFPPDSHSGKDLLGILETYPRDELFQIEIEDLAATASGIQRLQERRRTRLFLRPDIYGRFMSAVIYLPRDRYTTNVRLRIEDELRSTFKAESIDYEARMTESALARLFYRIRLPKNAELSHVNVEELEKRLVRAARSWSEGIAEVLRDRGADGKSKELAAIWSEAFPAGYRVDYEVEDALEDIARFEKYGAEAERIAGARQERPGVHVYLPKGAGEDLEEDARVKLYMLEPKSLSQILPYFHNLGLEVLDERPFEIETADRRDFFLYDLGLKYPAGVDPLATGELLGDSFGAAVSGAVESDSFDRLVLREGMHWRQITVLRAYARYIRQMGNSNSFGFMADTLLANPRVTKALLALFAARFDPALSGDERAAAQGKVRAELAAAIEEVATLDADRVLRTMANLIEATLRTNYYQYKPHLSFKLDPARIEGLPFPRPMFEIWVYSPRVEGVHLRFGKVARGGLRWSDRREDFRTEILGLVKAQTVKNAVIVPTGAKGGFFAKRLPDPAADRAAWLAEGTESYRTFIRGLLDITDNLVTRDGAETVVPPSDVVRHDDDDSYLVVAADKGTATFSDIANGLAAEYGFWLGDAFASGGSVGYDHKAMGITARGAWESVKRHFSELDVDTQTQPFSVVGVGDMSGDVFGNGMLLSRQIRLVAAFDHRHIFLDPTPDAETSFEERKRLFELPRSSWDDYNKSLISEGGGVYARQVKSVPVSPQVRAALGLPEATTELSPPELLRAILLAPADLLYNGGIGTYVKASTESNASVGDKANDAIRVDGKDLRVKVVGEGGNLGMTQRGRIEAALQGVILNTDAIDNSAGVDCSDHEVNIKIFVDRMVAAGKLSAEERAGFLASMTDEVGRLVLEDNVDQNILLLNDRQKVAEWSPSYERLMDWLEKSADLKRELEALPSTETLQERLGQGQGLTSPELSVLAAYAKIELASALRDSDLADDPWFRATLRAYFPAQLRERFDAELDTHPLRREIIATVVANDMINLGGITFAFRTMEETSATEVAVAKAFVALREIFELDVMVDELNSLPASFPTEHWSTVHLDIRRILDRAVRWLLAQGGSSRPIAGVVAEFKPLLDPMRGRLLEYLRGDDRERVAGWLEKARGWELPEDLAVRWAELFESFVLLDIAKIVHARNEPVEEIAAVYYTVFNRFHADALLERITNLPRQDRWQALARAALRDDLYSTVSDMTTAVLESTGSQDSAENRLKDWEGQNAEQLGRAKSMFDEVNALEADDMASLSVALRLLRSIVRR, encoded by the coding sequence ATGTCGTCTGGATCCAGCGTGGAGGATCAGTCCGTAGCCGTCGGAGACCGGGAGGGATTCCTGGCAGACTATTACGAGCACCTGGCTGAAGAGGATGCCCGGAGCTACCCCCAGGAGTTGCTGGCCACCCGCGCGGAGACCCACCGCAACATGGCCGCCACACGGCGGCCGGGACAAGCGAACATTTCGATCGTCAGCGAAGAAGACAACAGCGTCGTTTATATCGTCACGGACGACATGCCGTTCCTCGTGGACTCGGTCAACGCCGAACTCGTCCGCCAGAACGCCGCGATCAAGCTCGTCCTGCACCCGCTCTTTGTTGTGACCCGAAACAGGGAAACAGGAGAGCTGGTGAAGGTGGACCGGGTGCCGTCCCACATCGGGATCTCCAGTGGTGACACCGCCGCGATGCCCCTCATGTCCCACCTCATTGCGCAGGGTGAAAACACGTCCCACATGGAGTCGTGGATCGCTGTGGAGATCAACCGCGTCTCCGATGAAGCGCGGGCATCCCTCAAGGAGGGACTGGAACGGATCCTTGCGGACGTGCGCGCCGCCGTCGAAGACTGGCCGAAAATGCGGAACAAGGCCATGCAGATCGCAGCGAGCCTTGACCAGGTGGCCCACCCGTCCCAGATCGCCGAGCTGCGGCAGGCTCAGGACCTGCTGCGGTGGCTCGATGACGGCAACTTCACGTTCCTGGGCTACCGCGAGTACGACCTGGTCACCGTTGACGGCGAAGATTTGCTGGAACTGCGCGAGGACAGCGGGCTGGGCCTGCTTCGCGCCAAACCAGGTGCGCCTCACATGCAGCACCTGACCGACGCAGGCCGGCGGAAGGCCCGCGAGAAGCGCGCGCTGGTGATTACCAAGGCCAACTCCCGCTCAACCGTCCATCGCCCGGCCTACCTGGATTACATCGGCGTGAAGAGCTTTGACGCGGCTGGAAACGTGAACGGCGAGCGCCGCTTTATCGGCCTGTTCGCTACGAGCGCCTACACCGGATCCGTCCGGAACATCCCCATCGTCCGCGAGAAGGTGGACGCAGTGCTGAACAGTGCGGGATTCCCGCCGGATTCCCACTCCGGAAAGGACCTGCTGGGGATCCTGGAAACCTACCCGCGCGACGAGCTGTTCCAGATCGAAATTGAGGACCTGGCGGCCACGGCGTCCGGAATCCAGCGGCTCCAGGAGCGCCGGCGGACGCGGTTGTTCCTGCGCCCGGACATTTACGGCCGCTTTATGTCCGCGGTGATCTACCTGCCCCGTGACCGGTACACCACCAACGTCCGGCTCCGCATCGAGGATGAGTTGCGGTCCACGTTCAAAGCGGAAAGCATCGACTACGAAGCCAGGATGACCGAATCGGCCCTGGCCCGCCTCTTCTACCGGATCCGCCTGCCCAAAAACGCCGAGCTCAGCCATGTCAATGTTGAGGAGCTCGAAAAGCGGTTGGTCCGGGCGGCCCGCTCCTGGAGTGAGGGGATTGCCGAAGTCCTGCGCGACCGCGGGGCAGACGGGAAGTCGAAGGAGCTCGCCGCCATCTGGTCCGAAGCCTTCCCTGCCGGCTACCGGGTGGACTACGAGGTAGAGGACGCGCTGGAGGACATCGCCCGGTTCGAGAAGTACGGGGCGGAAGCCGAGCGGATTGCCGGTGCCCGGCAGGAGCGGCCCGGCGTCCACGTGTACCTTCCGAAGGGTGCCGGGGAGGATCTCGAAGAGGACGCCAGGGTTAAGCTGTACATGCTTGAGCCCAAGAGCCTGAGCCAGATCCTGCCGTACTTCCATAATTTGGGACTTGAGGTGCTGGACGAGCGGCCGTTTGAGATTGAGACGGCGGACCGCCGCGATTTCTTCCTCTACGACCTGGGTCTGAAGTACCCGGCGGGCGTCGATCCGCTGGCTACCGGCGAGCTGCTGGGCGATTCCTTCGGTGCCGCAGTCTCCGGAGCAGTGGAGTCGGACAGCTTTGACCGGCTGGTGCTGCGTGAGGGGATGCACTGGCGCCAGATCACCGTCCTGCGGGCGTACGCGCGGTACATCCGGCAGATGGGCAATTCCAACTCGTTCGGCTTTATGGCGGACACCCTCCTCGCCAACCCGCGCGTCACCAAGGCCTTGCTGGCGCTGTTCGCCGCCAGGTTCGATCCGGCTTTGTCCGGTGATGAGCGGGCAGCAGCCCAGGGGAAGGTCCGTGCCGAACTTGCGGCCGCGATTGAAGAGGTGGCAACGCTCGACGCCGACCGTGTCCTGCGCACCATGGCCAACCTTATCGAGGCCACCCTCCGCACTAACTACTACCAGTACAAGCCGCACCTGAGCTTCAAGCTCGATCCCGCCCGGATTGAGGGGTTGCCGTTCCCCCGGCCGATGTTCGAGATCTGGGTCTATTCCCCGCGCGTGGAAGGTGTGCACCTGCGCTTCGGCAAGGTGGCCCGCGGCGGCCTGCGCTGGTCTGACCGGCGTGAGGACTTCCGGACGGAGATTCTCGGCCTCGTGAAGGCGCAGACAGTCAAGAACGCGGTCATTGTGCCCACCGGGGCCAAGGGCGGCTTCTTTGCGAAGCGGCTCCCTGATCCGGCTGCCGACCGCGCTGCCTGGCTGGCCGAGGGCACCGAGAGCTACAGGACCTTTATCCGCGGCCTGCTGGACATCACTGACAACCTCGTCACCAGGGACGGGGCGGAAACTGTTGTGCCGCCGTCGGACGTTGTCAGGCACGACGACGACGATTCCTACCTTGTGGTGGCGGCGGACAAGGGGACGGCCACGTTCTCGGACATCGCCAACGGACTGGCCGCTGAATACGGTTTCTGGCTTGGCGACGCGTTCGCCTCCGGCGGTTCGGTCGGCTATGACCACAAGGCCATGGGCATCACCGCCCGCGGGGCCTGGGAGTCGGTCAAGCGCCACTTCAGCGAGCTGGACGTAGACACCCAGACGCAGCCGTTCAGCGTGGTGGGTGTGGGTGACATGTCCGGTGACGTGTTCGGCAACGGCATGCTGCTGTCCCGTCAGATCCGGCTTGTCGCCGCCTTCGACCACCGGCACATCTTCCTGGACCCGACGCCGGATGCGGAAACGTCATTTGAGGAACGGAAACGGCTCTTTGAGTTGCCACGGTCCTCCTGGGACGACTACAACAAGTCCCTGATCAGCGAGGGCGGCGGCGTGTATGCGCGCCAAGTAAAGTCCGTACCGGTTTCGCCGCAGGTCCGCGCGGCGCTCGGGCTCCCCGAGGCGACCACCGAATTGAGCCCGCCGGAGCTGCTGCGGGCCATCCTGCTGGCCCCCGCCGATTTGCTCTACAACGGCGGGATCGGGACCTACGTGAAGGCAAGCACCGAATCCAATGCCTCTGTGGGAGACAAGGCCAACGACGCCATCCGCGTGGACGGCAAAGACCTGCGGGTCAAGGTGGTGGGCGAAGGCGGCAACTTGGGCATGACCCAGCGCGGCCGCATCGAGGCTGCGCTCCAGGGCGTCATCCTGAACACTGATGCGATCGACAACTCTGCCGGCGTGGACTGTTCGGACCATGAGGTCAACATCAAGATCTTCGTGGACCGGATGGTGGCGGCGGGCAAGCTGTCCGCGGAGGAACGCGCAGGCTTCCTCGCTTCCATGACCGATGAAGTGGGGCGGCTGGTCCTCGAGGACAACGTGGACCAGAACATCCTACTCCTGAACGACCGACAGAAAGTGGCCGAGTGGAGTCCCAGTTATGAGCGCCTGATGGACTGGCTTGAGAAGTCTGCTGACCTGAAGCGTGAACTGGAGGCCCTGCCGAGCACGGAGACACTGCAGGAGCGGCTTGGCCAGGGGCAGGGGCTGACGTCGCCTGAGCTCTCGGTGCTGGCTGCCTACGCGAAAATTGAGCTGGCGTCGGCATTGCGTGACAGCGACCTGGCTGATGATCCGTGGTTCCGGGCGACGCTGCGCGCCTACTTCCCGGCGCAGTTGCGGGAACGGTTTGACGCCGAACTGGACACCCACCCGCTGCGGCGCGAGATTATTGCCACGGTCGTGGCCAACGACATGATCAACCTGGGCGGCATCACGTTCGCGTTCCGCACCATGGAGGAGACATCGGCTACCGAGGTGGCCGTCGCTAAGGCGTTCGTGGCGCTCCGTGAGATCTTCGAACTCGATGTCATGGTGGACGAACTGAACAGTCTGCCGGCCTCATTCCCCACCGAACACTGGAGCACTGTCCATCTGGACATCCGCCGCATCCTGGACCGTGCCGTCCGATGGCTGCTGGCCCAGGGCGGCAGTTCCCGTCCCATCGCCGGGGTGGTGGCGGAGTTCAAGCCGCTCCTGGATCCGATGCGGGGCCGGTTGCTTGAGTACCTGCGCGGCGACGACCGCGAGCGGGTTGCGGGCTGGCTGGAGAAAGCACGCGGCTGGGAGCTTCCGGAAGACCTTGCCGTCCGGTGGGCAGAGCTGTTCGAGAGCTTCGTCCTGCTGGACATTGCCAAGATCGTGCACGCACGCAACGAGCCGGTGGAAGAGATCGCCGCGGTCTACTACACAGTGTTCAACCGGTTCCATGCCGACGCCCTGTTGGAGCGGATCACCAACCTGCCGCGCCAGGACAGGTGGCAGGCCCTGGCGCGGGCCGCCCTGCGGGATGACCTGTATTCCACCGTTTCGGACATGACGACGGCGGTGCTTGAGTCCACGGGGTCCCAGGACTCCGCGGAGAACCGGCTAAAGGACTGGGAGGGGCAAAATGCCGAGCAGCTGGGCCGTGCGAAGAGCATGTTTGATGAGGTCAACGCGCTCGAAGCCGACGACATGGCTTCACTGTCGGTAGCATTGAGGCTCTTGAGGTCAATCGTCCGACGCTAG
- a CDS encoding LysM peptidoglycan-binding domain-containing protein, with translation MTRATTRELRADALMALSILLLGAFLFASGLGLLDRWELSAARGQSLSVDDLLGAFAAAAGLAIVAWWTFAVMLAVTVAALARCGRPRAAARAGKYCPAFMRRLAVAALSVQLLAAPMAQAAVPPTGPAWVPTQEAAVQAQWSPTAAQLAANPPEADVPAAPVTQLQATPESPLATQSRMAEPRAPQTPLAEAPTPQPLPTDDPATETPSTDAPPAAVRPDWRPSAPVPGPGLLAPRPVRAAQDTASTGNAVTVLAGDTLWDIAKRHLGPAASDVDVALHWPRWYEANKARIGESPHVLLPGQILNAPSTR, from the coding sequence ATGACCAGGGCTACGACACGCGAGCTTCGCGCTGATGCACTCATGGCACTTTCCATCCTGCTGCTGGGGGCATTTCTTTTCGCATCCGGACTGGGACTGCTGGATCGCTGGGAGCTCTCGGCGGCACGAGGGCAGTCACTCAGCGTGGACGACCTGCTGGGAGCTTTCGCCGCGGCAGCCGGGTTGGCGATCGTGGCGTGGTGGACCTTCGCCGTCATGCTGGCGGTGACAGTTGCCGCCTTGGCACGCTGCGGAAGGCCGCGGGCTGCCGCCCGGGCTGGCAAATATTGTCCGGCTTTTATGCGTCGCCTCGCCGTGGCGGCGCTTTCAGTGCAGCTCCTCGCAGCTCCGATGGCCCAGGCCGCCGTCCCTCCCACAGGACCTGCCTGGGTGCCAACGCAGGAAGCTGCGGTGCAGGCCCAGTGGTCCCCCACGGCGGCGCAGCTGGCCGCGAACCCACCGGAAGCGGATGTGCCCGCCGCACCGGTCACGCAACTGCAGGCCACACCGGAATCGCCCCTCGCCACACAATCCCGGATGGCAGAACCCCGGGCACCACAAACGCCACTTGCAGAAGCGCCGACACCACAACCGCTGCCCACGGACGACCCGGCAACAGAAACGCCGTCAACTGACGCTCCGCCGGCCGCGGTCCGGCCAGACTGGAGGCCCAGCGCACCCGTACCCGGCCCCGGGCTGCTGGCACCCCGGCCTGTCCGCGCCGCTCAGGACACAGCGTCGACGGGGAACGCGGTCACTGTGCTGGCAGGCGACACACTGTGGGACATCGCAAAGCGTCATCTGGGACCAGCTGCTTCCGATGTTGATGTCGCATTGCACTGGCCCCGCTGGTATGAGGCCAACAAGGCCCGGATCGGCGAAAGCCCGCATGTCCTGCTCCCCGGCCAGATCCTGAATGCTCCTTCCACCCGCTAG
- a CDS encoding helix-turn-helix domain-containing protein: MPRFLTLADVAEQLQINSPAAYALVRSGELKAIQVGGRGQWRVEEKMLEQYIEERYAEASRMIQEAKAKQG; encoded by the coding sequence ATGCCCAGATTCCTCACCCTCGCCGATGTTGCTGAGCAACTCCAGATCAACTCGCCGGCAGCTTATGCACTGGTCCGAAGCGGGGAACTCAAGGCGATCCAGGTGGGTGGCCGCGGTCAGTGGCGTGTTGAGGAAAAAATGCTCGAGCAGTACATCGAGGAGCGTTACGCCGAGGCCAGCCGAATGATCCAGGAAGCCAAGGCCAAGCAGGGCTGA
- a CDS encoding P-loop NTPase: MSIPVVTVGQAREDVVGGLERLHGPVTVVRRCAELTELLAACQSGLARAAVVADGSEGLTASLVDRLGAVGVAIIALTDNAEEAARLRGIGVASALTGVESAALAGRIAEAVSQLTGQPAVATRGATSGSALGDTGAALRPLAAESAGVPEASGAGRIIAVWGPAGSPGRTFVAANIAGELAAEGKSVLLVDADSYGASIAAVLGLLDESAGIAQACRLADQGLLEAEALLKVASPVATKLGTFRVLTGITRADRWTELRAAALSLVLERAREIADVVVVDTGFCLEADEELSFDTVAPRRNAATLRSLELADTVFAVGAADPVGVPRLVRGLAELELAVPHVSPVVVLNKVRASAVGRSPERQLKDAWERYGPSPRLSAFLPADSSAADAALLGGSLLLETAPESKLRRAIADLVCAPAQRSAKSSVFSSTSRRFVKG, translated from the coding sequence ATGAGCATCCCCGTGGTGACAGTCGGCCAGGCGCGGGAAGACGTCGTCGGAGGCCTGGAACGGCTTCACGGTCCCGTCACGGTCGTCCGGCGCTGCGCCGAACTGACCGAGCTGCTCGCTGCCTGCCAGAGCGGGCTGGCGCGGGCAGCAGTGGTGGCCGACGGCTCCGAGGGGCTGACCGCTTCCCTGGTTGACCGGCTCGGGGCAGTGGGCGTGGCCATCATTGCCCTGACGGATAACGCTGAAGAGGCCGCCAGGCTGCGCGGGATCGGCGTGGCGTCCGCACTGACCGGTGTCGAATCGGCCGCCTTGGCAGGCAGGATCGCCGAGGCCGTTTCCCAGCTGACGGGACAGCCAGCCGTCGCCACCCGGGGCGCCACGTCCGGGAGTGCGCTGGGCGACACGGGTGCAGCTCTGCGTCCGCTGGCTGCCGAATCCGCCGGGGTGCCGGAGGCCTCGGGCGCCGGCAGGATCATCGCAGTGTGGGGACCCGCCGGCTCGCCTGGCCGCACCTTCGTCGCAGCCAACATCGCCGGGGAACTGGCGGCAGAAGGAAAATCCGTCCTGCTGGTGGATGCGGACAGTTACGGGGCCAGCATCGCGGCCGTCCTGGGCCTCCTGGACGAGTCCGCCGGCATCGCCCAGGCCTGCAGGCTCGCGGACCAGGGATTGCTCGAGGCCGAAGCTTTGCTCAAGGTGGCGTCTCCTGTCGCCACCAAGCTGGGTACCTTCCGGGTGCTTACGGGAATCACCCGGGCTGACAGATGGACTGAGCTCCGGGCAGCAGCCCTGTCCTTGGTGCTGGAACGCGCCAGGGAGATCGCCGACGTCGTTGTGGTGGACACCGGCTTTTGCCTGGAAGCCGATGAAGAACTCAGCTTCGACACGGTGGCACCGCGCCGGAACGCGGCCACCCTGCGGAGCCTGGAACTGGCGGACACCGTTTTCGCCGTCGGGGCCGCCGACCCTGTAGGGGTTCCGCGGCTGGTCCGCGGGCTCGCAGAACTTGAATTGGCCGTGCCCCACGTTTCACCTGTTGTGGTGCTGAACAAGGTCCGGGCATCGGCTGTCGGGAGGTCGCCCGAACGTCAGCTGAAGGATGCTTGGGAACGGTACGGCCCGTCGCCTCGGTTGAGCGCCTTCCTGCCTGCCGACAGCTCCGCGGCCGATGCTGCCCTCTTGGGAGGCTCTTTATTGCTCGAAACGGCCCCCGAGTCCAAGCTCCGGCGTGCAATAGCTGATTTGGTTTGTGCACCTGCCCAACGATCAGCTAAATCCTCTGTATTTTCTTCCACCTCGCGGCGCTTCGTTAAGGGTTAG